The sequence below is a genomic window from Draconibacterium halophilum.
AACTGATCACGCGTGGCGAATGGAACTTAACAATGTAGTCGGCGACACTGTGCTGAATTTTAGCCACAACATCAATTTCACCGATATTTTCAATATTACCAGTGTTTCCACAACTGAGCTTATGCCATTTACGATGTATCCGAACCCGGCAACCAACAAGGTTACGCTGGAATATGATGGTTTTAACAAAAACGCTTCGATTCGTATATTAGACCTTGCCGGAAAAGCACATGCCGTTCGTTCAACAAATTCGGGCAATAAGATTGAGCTTGATCTTTCGAATATTCCGCAAGGACTGTACTTAATCCAACTACAGGATGGTGATTTGTTACAAACTCAAAAATTACTTAAACGATAGACGAGCAGTATGAAAAAGGTAATGTGTTTTTTACTGTTCCAGATGTTTCTGATTAATACACTCCTGGGACAGGATGAGGATAATATAGTTGAAAATGCTTTTCAGGGAACCCGCGTTGTTAACGGTCAATCGGCCAACCTGGCCGACGATGGTGATTTACTGCTGCTTATACAACATCGTTTTGGAGATATAAGTGGCGGGCTTTATGAGCTTTTTGGGCTTGATGTGGCTTCCATGCGACTTGGATTTGAATATGGTTTGGGTAATAACCTTAACCTGGGAGTGGGCCGCAGCACCTGGTTAAAAACCTACGATGCTTTTGCCAAATATCGCCTTGTTCAGCAAAAAAGCGATTTTCCCCTTTCTGCCGTTTTAAGCGTTGGGGGTTCAGTACCAACCATACGAGACTATTTCCCCGAAGCTTCCGACAATTTCTCGGATAAGCTGTCGTGGAATGCGCAACTTCACCTGTCGAAAACCATGGGTAATTTTGCACTGCATCTTTCGCCCGGCTTTTTAGAAACCGGGTACATCTATGGTTTGGGTGAAAACCTCTCGGTATTTACCCTCGGAACTGCTGCTGCTGTACGTATCTCTAAAAAAGTTTCGGCAAACCTGGAATATTTGGTTCCGTTTAGCTCAGAAATTTCAGGAGATAACGCCCTTTCTTTAGGCGTAGACATCGATACTGGTGGCCATCTTTTCCAATTGGTTTTATCGAATAACAACCGAATGTATCACCAGGCTGTGTATACAAACAGTACGGGTAGCTGGGCCGACGGGAACCTGTATTTTGGTTTTAACCTGATTCGGGAATTCAATCTAAAATACGATCCATTGTGGACAGAATAAGTTCTAAAAAAATGACGCCTGAAGAGATCTTTTCTTCAGGCGTCATTTTTTATACTCAAGCATTATCCTTTAATCATCATGGTGATCGTCGTCGTGGTGTTTATGTTTGTAATGCGTGCGTTGGTCGTGCTCCAGATTATTTACAATAATTTGGTGGATCTCGGTGTTCTTATCCGCAGAAATAAGTAGTACACCATCGCTGAGTTCCGCTGCATCAAGGTCGGCTATATCAACATCGGCCATCAGCTCATCCAAATACAGTTGAATAACCAACATAAAATCGATTTCCTCTTCCGTAACCTCCACATTTTCTTTTTCGGTTTTAAAATATACATCGTCATTTACCATTACCACAATTGGTGTGCTTCCATTGTTGTTTGTATAAATTCCTTCCAGATAGAACACCGGATCGTTGCCCGCGTCTTCCTGCTCTCCGCTTACCTTTAGCTCAATCTCGTCGTAATAACCCGGTTGAAGAATAAAGTTTCCCATAGTCAGTTCGTTATTCAAAAGATCGACCATTTCGGGGCCAAACCATTTATACTCCATCTCAATCGAGTCCTCTCCCGTAACCAGGCTTTTTAGTTCCGCCTCAAACTTAATCTCAGAGACGACCAGGTGAGCCGAGTCCCATACAATGGATTCGGAATCTACCGCAACTGACTTTATTCCAGCCTGAACCGGTAAATTAAAATCGGTATTTAATGCCTCAATACGCACGCCTAAAACCGATTCACCGCTGGTGTTTAAATCCTCATCATCGTTGCAGGCAACAAAAATTCCTGCCATAAAGGCTAATGCAAAAAATAATTTTCTTCCTGTTTTCATTATTTCTAATTTTAGTTTGACTGTTGTGTAAAGACAAAACGAAAACGATCTTATTATATTTTAAGATCTCTAAGTTTTTTATTCCGAATGTCAGTAATTTTTTCAAGACAACTTCCTTTAATCGCTTAAAGTAAAACGTAATCCAGCCAGGAAATACTCAGCATCATAGAAGACTCCAGGTTTTCATCCACTACAAATGCGAAGAGATTAAAACCCATTTATTTTGCTGTGTACTGAAATAAAATTCAGCCAGCTATTCAGGATAAAATATCTTGGCATCAGCAATACTTTTTCTGATGAATAATTTAAGGAATTATTAAGGGTGTGAAAAACGGAGAGCATCGTTCCGGGTTGAAGTCATTTTTAGAATAGCAACAAACGAACGTTACTTCCTTTGTCGCCAGATAGTTTGAGCTGATTCACGGAAAAATTTCCTCTAGCACCTGTTTTCGGTACTCAAAAATTTCTTCCAGCTTCTTACGGATAACAAGCGTATTTGCCAACTGCCCCAGTGGCCCCATTGGCGGACTATAACTTACAATATCTTTCATCAACACCCCGTTTTCCACTGCTTCAATGCGGTGTTCATGATGCCAGAGCTTATAAGGTCCTACCCGCTGCTCATCAACAAAATATTTTTGTGGTACTACATGTGTAATTTCGGTTACCCAGGTTGTGGGGATAGCTAAAAGCGGACGTACGGTATAGGCAATAATCATCCCTTCATAAACACTATCCGGTAAATCGGGCGTGCGGATATCAAAACCCATGTAAGACGGGGTAATCCGTTTTAGGTTTTGTGGTGTGGAGATAAAAGCCCAAACTTCACTTATGCTACTTTTAATGTATTGCTCGCGCCGAAATTGATAAAATGCCATATTCGTTTTTTTATGCTTTATTTTCGCTTCTATTTAGTAAACGTCTGATATTGTTACGGTGTCTCAGCAAAATGAGGAAGAGACACAGCAGCAAAAAATAAAAGGTGTATGAAATTCCATTTTGAATATATTCCACTACAGGCATAATGGTGCCAAGCATCATCGATCCTAACGATACATATTTAAATACTTTTTTTATCACAAAGAACATCGCCACAGCACAAAACACCGCTACCGGCGCCAGTAAAACTGCTGCTCCAAGTGTTGTATTTACTCCTTTGCCTCCATTAAATTTCAGAAAGATGCTGAAATTATGTCCCAGAATAGCTGCCAAACCAAACAGGTACACGTACATACCTGTCCTGGGATGTTGCTGCCCGGAAAACACCAAAAAAAGGGCAACCGGAAGCAGTCCTTTCAGCATATCAAGCAACTGGGTGAACAACGACCATTTTTTCCCGACAATACGCCCCACATTGGTAGAACCGATATTTCCGCTACCGTGCTCCAGAATATTTTTTCCGGCAATCCTATAAACCACCAGATACCCCACCGGAATACTTCCCCAGAGGTAGGTAAAAAACAAAAGTACTATTAGCACGACATTGTTCATGGTATCGTTTTACTCCATCGGTATATAAAAGTTACTTCTTCGGAAACCACGGTATAAATGAACTTGTCTTCCGAATGTAATCGCGGTACTGAGGTTTGGTTTCAGTTAATGTTTTTTCGAGCAGCGCCACTCCCGATACTTTTAAAAGCAGCAGCGTCATTAGCACCGACCCGATGATTTGCCAATATCCGCCCGCAGCTATGCTAAACAAACCATAGGCCCACCAAACAGCAGCATCGCCAAAATAATTGGGATGACGGGTGTACTTCCAGAAACCGGTATTTAATACTTTTCCCTTGTTAGCCGGATTGCGTTTAAAGCGCAACAACTGATAGTCGCCACCAGCTTCAAAGAGAAAACCAATCAGCCAGAAAAAAATACCGAGGTAATCGGCCCAATTCAGATGCGGATTTTGGGTTTTGTAATGTGCTGCCAGCAAGGGTAGAGAAATCAGCAATACCAGCACTCCCTGTAACAAAAAGGTTTGAAAATAACTGATCCACCAGTAACGTTTTTCGCCATACTTTTTCCTGAATTCCCGGTAACGAAAGTCTTCTTCTTGTCCCCAGTTTCGCTGTGCAAGGTAGAATGTAAGCCGCAACCCCCAAGCTGTTACCAATACAAACAACAGCATATTGCGTGTGTGCCATTCTTCCAAACTAAAAAAATAAAAAGCATTTACCACCACATAGGCAAAACCCCAAAAAATATCGACAATACTTACGTTAGTGATAACCACACTGACTATCCACAACAAGGTAACTGCCATTAATATAATAAGCGAAGCCTGTAAAAATACGGTTAGCATGGTTTTGTATTATGCGTTATAAAGTATTGAAATTGCCACTGATCCAATTCCGGCATTCATACCAATAACCGGAGATATATTCACTGTTGAAACCGGATCTTTTCCGGTAATATCGCGCATTTCGTTTTCCACTTTTGCAGCCAGTTCTGGGTTGTGTGCATGCAAAATAATGTAATTCCACACCTTTTTGTTAGCGCTTATTTTTTTGATGTGCTTAAAAATTTTATTTAAGCTGGCCCGCTGACTAAATGTTTTTCCGAACAAAAGCGATTTCCCGTTTTCATCCATCGAGATAACCGGATTTAAGCCCAATGCCTTGGCCATAAAACCTTTTGGTTTCGATACGCGTCCTCCTCTAATCATATATTTCAGATTTTTAACGCTGACAAAAATCTTCGCCCGGTCAATTTCGTTCTGAATAATTTGAACTATGTCGGAGGCCTCTTTTTCTTCTTCGATAAGCCCGGCAGCTCTTAGCACCAGTAAACCTAATGCTCCCGAAAGGTTTTTGGAATCGATTACATAAACCGGTTTCCCAAATTCGTTGCTGATACGCTGGCCCGCTTTTTTGCTGCTTTCGAAAGTACCGCTAAACTGACTGGTAAGATGAATGGCAATAATAGCATCGTAATGCGAAGCCAAATGCGAATAGAGATTGGTAAATGTTTGTTCGTTTACCTGTGCTGTTTTCGGAAAATGCTCGCTGGTCTCCAGCAAATCGTAAAACTGTTTGGGTTGAATGGTTACCTTATCGAGGTAGTGGTTCTCGCCAAAATTAAGGTTCAACGGCACCAAATTCACCTGGTAGCTATCAATCAACTCTTGCGAAAGGTCGCAGGTAGAATCGCTAACCAGCGCAATATTCCATTTTCGTTTGGTAATTGTTTCCTGTTGGCGTACCATATCATCCACTTTCTGATAACTAATTGTGCCATATTCTTTTAACTGATAAAACAATTCGGCTGGATTTTCGGTGTGAACATGTATTCGGCACATCTTTTCCGAACCGGCTACAACCACCGAATCGCCATTGGATGAAAGCACTTTTTGTAAGTTGTTTTTTGAGGTATTCAGGTTTTTAATAATCGCTTCGGTACAATAGCGAAAAGTAATGTGCTCGTGGTCGAGCTCTTCAGAATGGATAAGCGAAACGGGTTCGTAATTTTCTACCAGCATACGAATGTTACGGTGTTGCAGAAAGTGAATTATTCCCTGCAGAAACAATACAAAACCTTTTGCTCCGGCATCAACAAATCCGGTTTTATT
It includes:
- the plsY gene encoding glycerol-3-phosphate 1-O-acyltransferase PlsY, translated to MNNVVLIVLLFFTYLWGSIPVGYLVVYRIAGKNILEHGSGNIGSTNVGRIVGKKWSLFTQLLDMLKGLLPVALFLVFSGQQHPRTGMYVYLFGLAAILGHNFSIFLKFNGGKGVNTTLGAAVLLAPVAVFCAVAMFFVIKKVFKYVSLGSMMLGTIMPVVEYIQNGISYTFYFLLLCLFLILLRHRNNIRRLLNRSENKA
- a CDS encoding DUF5777 family beta-barrel protein, yielding MKKVMCFLLFQMFLINTLLGQDEDNIVENAFQGTRVVNGQSANLADDGDLLLLIQHRFGDISGGLYELFGLDVASMRLGFEYGLGNNLNLGVGRSTWLKTYDAFAKYRLVQQKSDFPLSAVLSVGGSVPTIRDYFPEASDNFSDKLSWNAQLHLSKTMGNFALHLSPGFLETGYIYGLGENLSVFTLGTAAAVRISKKVSANLEYLVPFSSEISGDNALSLGVDIDTGGHLFQLVLSNNNRMYHQAVYTNSTGSWADGNLYFGFNLIREFNLKYDPLWTE
- a CDS encoding DUF1295 domain-containing protein, which produces MLTVFLQASLIILMAVTLLWIVSVVITNVSIVDIFWGFAYVVVNAFYFFSLEEWHTRNMLLFVLVTAWGLRLTFYLAQRNWGQEEDFRYREFRKKYGEKRYWWISYFQTFLLQGVLVLLISLPLLAAHYKTQNPHLNWADYLGIFFWLIGFLFEAGGDYQLLRFKRNPANKGKVLNTGFWKYTRHPNYFGDAAVWWAYGLFSIAAGGYWQIIGSVLMTLLLLKVSGVALLEKTLTETKPQYRDYIRKTSSFIPWFPKK
- a CDS encoding SRPBCC family protein is translated as MAFYQFRREQYIKSSISEVWAFISTPQNLKRITPSYMGFDIRTPDLPDSVYEGMIIAYTVRPLLAIPTTWVTEITHVVPQKYFVDEQRVGPYKLWHHEHRIEAVENGVLMKDIVSYSPPMGPLGQLANTLVIRKKLEEIFEYRKQVLEEIFP
- a CDS encoding DAK2 domain-containing protein; protein product: MDQLKNSNTINSEVPVVNGKMLYYAFLAGGNRILQHQAEINRINIFPVNDKDTGTNLASTVRWVMDNIKPHKSYKTTVNSIAEEALRGARGNSGVIFAQFLHGLNIETINQPKLTLTEFAESVNKSVPYIYEAIANPVEGTMLTVIREWSEFLYQRKHAIHKFTKVLVESKEVLERSLAETTQKLKVLNKTGFVDAGAKGFVLFLQGIIHFLQHRNIRMLVENYEPVSLIHSEELDHEHITFRYCTEAIIKNLNTSKNNLQKVLSSNGDSVVVAGSEKMCRIHVHTENPAELFYQLKEYGTISYQKVDDMVRQQETITKRKWNIALVSDSTCDLSQELIDSYQVNLVPLNLNFGENHYLDKVTIQPKQFYDLLETSEHFPKTAQVNEQTFTNLYSHLASHYDAIIAIHLTSQFSGTFESSKKAGQRISNEFGKPVYVIDSKNLSGALGLLVLRAAGLIEEEKEASDIVQIIQNEIDRAKIFVSVKNLKYMIRGGRVSKPKGFMAKALGLNPVISMDENGKSLLFGKTFSQRASLNKIFKHIKKISANKKVWNYIILHAHNPELAAKVENEMRDITGKDPVSTVNISPVIGMNAGIGSVAISILYNA